The Mycolicibacterium hassiacum DSM 44199 genome includes a window with the following:
- a CDS encoding SRPBCC family protein — MADKTAQTIYIDADPSTVMNVIADIGSYPEWVAEYKQTEVLEADEDGYPLTARLVLDAAVLKDTMVLSYRWPPDRQSVRWSLVSSSLLKSLEGAYILTPKGSGTEVTYELAVDLLIPMIGLLKRKAERRLIETALKDLKKRVEAE; from the coding sequence GTGGCGGACAAGACGGCGCAGACCATATACATCGATGCCGATCCCTCGACGGTGATGAACGTCATCGCCGACATCGGCTCCTATCCCGAGTGGGTCGCCGAGTACAAGCAGACCGAGGTTCTCGAGGCCGACGAGGACGGCTACCCGCTCACCGCCCGGCTGGTGTTGGACGCCGCGGTGCTCAAGGACACCATGGTGTTGTCCTACCGGTGGCCACCCGACCGGCAGTCGGTGCGGTGGTCCCTGGTGTCGAGTTCCCTGCTGAAGTCGTTGGAGGGCGCATATATCTTGACGCCCAAGGGCTCTGGCACCGAGGTGACGTACGAGCTGGCGGTGGATCTGCTGATCCCGATGATCGGCCTGCTCAAACGCAAGGCCGAGCGCAGGCTCATCGAGACCGCGTTGAAGGATCTGAAGAAACGAGTCGAGGCTGAGTGA
- a CDS encoding ArsA family ATPase, which yields MSDLVPARISLFVGKGGVGKSTLATATAVRAARSGRRVLIVSTDQAHSIGDVLGVSVTPTGRRAPTRVLADLAPDGTGGGFLDALALDTLALLESAWRDIAGPLAERFPESDLGSLAPEELSTLPGIQEVLGLYEVGELAGSGEWDHVVVDCASTADALRMLTLPSTFSLYLERIWPRHRRLSSPLDDPRTALVVDLMERIAAATERLGTLLTDGSVVSAHLVMTPERVVAAETTRTLGALALMGVRVDELIVNQVLVQDDSYEYRNLPDHPAFDWYTERIAEQQAVLEQLDSAVGDVQLVLVPHVAGEPIGPKALAELLEAARRRDGAPPPPPLHPVVDRESGSGLDAVYRLRLELPQVDPATLTLGRVDDDLIIGAGGLRRRVRLASVLRRCTVVDAQLRGGELTVRFRPNPEVWPR from the coding sequence CTGAGTGATCTGGTCCCCGCCCGGATCAGTTTGTTCGTCGGCAAGGGCGGCGTAGGTAAGTCCACGTTGGCGACGGCGACCGCGGTGCGTGCCGCGCGGTCGGGCCGACGGGTGCTCATTGTCTCCACCGACCAGGCGCATTCGATCGGCGATGTGCTGGGGGTGTCGGTGACCCCGACCGGCCGGCGCGCCCCGACCCGGGTGCTCGCCGATCTGGCGCCCGACGGGACCGGCGGCGGGTTCCTCGATGCGCTGGCGCTGGACACGCTCGCGCTGCTGGAGTCGGCCTGGCGTGACATCGCCGGCCCGCTGGCTGAGCGTTTCCCCGAATCCGACTTGGGAAGTCTTGCGCCCGAAGAACTTTCGACACTGCCCGGAATTCAGGAGGTGCTCGGGCTGTACGAGGTCGGCGAGCTGGCCGGCTCGGGGGAGTGGGACCACGTCGTCGTCGACTGCGCCTCCACCGCCGACGCGCTGCGGATGCTCACGCTGCCCTCGACATTCAGCCTGTACCTGGAGCGGATCTGGCCGCGGCATCGGCGGCTGTCCAGCCCGCTCGACGATCCGCGCACCGCGCTGGTCGTCGACCTGATGGAGCGCATCGCCGCCGCCACCGAGCGGCTCGGGACGCTGCTGACCGACGGATCGGTGGTCTCGGCGCACCTGGTGATGACGCCCGAGCGGGTGGTGGCCGCCGAGACGACCCGCACGCTGGGGGCGCTGGCGCTGATGGGGGTGCGGGTCGACGAACTCATCGTGAACCAGGTTCTGGTGCAGGATGATTCGTACGAGTATCGCAACCTGCCGGATCATCCGGCGTTCGATTGGTACACCGAGCGGATCGCCGAGCAGCAGGCCGTGCTCGAACAGCTGGATTCGGCGGTCGGGGACGTGCAGCTGGTTCTGGTGCCGCACGTGGCGGGGGAGCCGATCGGCCCCAAGGCGCTGGCGGAGCTGCTCGAGGCCGCCCGGCGCCGCGACGGTGCCCCTCCGCCGCCGCCGCTGCACCCGGTGGTGGACCGCGAGTCCGGCTCCGGACTCGATGCCGTCTACCGGCTGCGGTTAGAGTTGCCCCAGGTCGATCCCGCCACCCTGACGCTGGGCCGGGTCGACGACGACCTGATCATCGGTGCCGGGGGGTTGCGGCGCCGCGTTCGGCTGGCTTCCGTGCTGCGCCGCTGCACCGTGGTGGACGCTCAGCTGCGAGGTGGCGAATTGACCGTGCGATTTCGACCGAATCCGGAGGTGTGGCCCAGATGA
- a CDS encoding lysophospholipid acyltransferase family protein — translation MWYWLFKYIFMGPLLALLGRPKVQGLENIPERGAAILASNHLAVADSFYLPLVVRRRITFLAKSEYFTGTGLKGAFIRWFYSVSGQVPIDRTNADAAQAALDTAARIIGEGKLLGMYPEGTRSPDGRLYKGKTGLARLALQTGAPVIPVAMVGTDVVNPPGSKMWHFGRVEVRIGKPMDFSRFEGMAGNRFIERAVIDEVMYELMRLSGQEYVDVYAADVKQGKVDLAAKSRPAARMPEAAAG, via the coding sequence ATGTGGTATTGGCTGTTCAAGTACATCTTCATGGGTCCGCTGCTGGCTCTGTTGGGTCGCCCGAAAGTGCAAGGGCTGGAGAATATTCCGGAGCGCGGCGCGGCGATCCTGGCCAGTAACCACCTTGCGGTAGCGGACAGTTTCTATCTGCCGCTGGTTGTGCGTCGGCGGATCACCTTCCTGGCCAAGTCGGAGTACTTCACCGGTACGGGCCTCAAGGGCGCGTTCATCCGGTGGTTCTACTCGGTGTCCGGCCAGGTGCCGATCGACCGGACCAATGCCGACGCCGCGCAGGCCGCGCTGGACACCGCGGCGCGCATCATCGGTGAGGGCAAGCTGCTCGGCATGTATCCGGAGGGCACCCGGTCACCCGACGGGCGGCTGTACAAGGGCAAGACCGGGTTGGCGCGGCTGGCGCTGCAGACCGGGGCGCCGGTGATCCCGGTGGCGATGGTCGGCACCGATGTGGTCAACCCGCCGGGGTCGAAGATGTGGCACTTCGGCCGGGTCGAGGTGCGCATCGGCAAGCCGATGGACTTCAGCCGCTTCGAGGGCATGGCCGGCAACCGGTTCATCGAGCGTGCGGTGATCGACGAGGTGATGTACGAGTTGATGCGGCTGTCCGGCCAGGAGTACGTCGACGTCTACGCCGCGGACGTCAAGCAGGGAAAAGTTGATCTGGCGGCGAAGTCGCGCCCGGCTGCGCGAATGCCGGAGGCCGCCGCCGGCTGA